From a region of the Daphnia magna isolate NIES linkage group LG1, ASM2063170v1.1, whole genome shotgun sequence genome:
- the LOC116920367 gene encoding UMP-CMP kinase has translation MFGLLTRRIGCVTSSLGFRNITNIKTKMSVELPNVIFVLGGPGAGKGTQCAKIVEKFQYVHLSAGDLLREERNTPGSAYGELIENHIRNGSIVPVEITCSLLANAMEKSDQNKFLIDGFPRNKDNLDGWQKEMGDKTNVQFVLFFNCSQETCMDRCLQRGAAGSGRSDDNEESLKKRFQTYVKDTMAIIEYYEALGLVRKIDASQSPDQVFEDVKKAFE, from the exons ATGTTCGGTCTGCTGACAAGAAG AATCGGCTGTGTTACCAGTAGTCTAGGTTTTAGAAACATTACAAACATCAAAACGAAAATGTCTGTCGAGTTGCCGAACGTTATTTTCGTTTTGGGTGGACCTGGAGCTGGTAAAGGAACACAGTGTGCTAAAATAGTCGAG AAATTTCAATATGTTCATCTTTCTGCTGGGGATTTGCTTCGTGAGGAACGCAATACCCCTGGATCAGCTTATGGAGAACTAATTGAGAATCACATTCGCAATGGTTCTATTGTTCCTGTTGAAATTACCTGCAGTCTCTTGGCCAAT GCAATGGAAAAGAGTGACCAAAACAAATTTCTTATTGATGGTTTCCCAAGAAACAAAGACAACTTAGATGGTTGGCAGAAGGAAATGGGAGACAAAACGAATGTgcagtttgttttgttctttaaCTGCTCCCAAGAA ACATGCATGGATCGTTGCCTTCAGCGAGGAGCTGCTGGCAGTGGACGCTCCGATGATAATGAGGAAAGTCTGAAGAAACGCTTTCAGACATACGTGAAGGACACTATGGCAATCATTGAGTATTACGAAGCTCTGGGTCTAGTCAGGAAAATCGACGCTTCTCAATCGCCCGACCAAGTTTTCGAGGATGTTAAGAAAGCGTTCGAATAG